CCATACGAAACAGGAAGAGGAGAACGGTGGCTGAGGGTGGCAAGCCCATGCGGCTGTGGGGCGGCAGGTTCGAGGGCGGCCCGGCGGACGCGCTGACCAGATTGTCGGTCAGCGTCCAGTTCGACTGGCGGCTCGCGCCGTACGACCTGCTCGCGTCGCGCGCGCACGCTCGGGTGCTGCACCAGGCGGGACTGCTGACCGCCGAGGAGCTCGACCGCATGATCGGCGCGCTGGACGACCTCGACCGGGCCTGCGCCGCCGGAGAGTTCCGGCCCACCGTGGCCGACGAGGACGTGCACACCGCACTGGAGCGCGGCCTGCTCGAACGTCTCGGCGCGCTTGGCGGCAAACTGCGCGCCGGCCGCAGCCGCAACGACCAGATCGCCACCGACCTGCGGCTCTACCTGCGCGACCACGTCCGTCTCATCGTGTCCCGGCTCGTGGAGCTGGAGACCGCGCTGATGACCCAGGCTGAGGGGCACGCCGCCACCGCCGCCCCCGGCATGACCCACCTGCAGCACGCGCAGCCGGTGTCGTTCGGCCACCAGCTCCTCGCGCACGTGCACGCACTGGCCCGCGACGCCGACCGGCTGCGCGACTGGGACAAGCGGGCCGCGGTCTCACCGCTCGGCGCCGGCGCGCTCGCCGGGTCGTCCCTGCCGCTGGACCCGCAGGCCGTCGCCGAGGAGCTCGGCTTCGCCTCCGCGGCCCCCAACTCCATGGACGCCGTCGCCGACCGCGACTTCGCCGCCGAGTTCCTGTTCTGCGCCGCACTCATCGGCGTCCACCTGTCCCGGCTGGGGGAGGAGGTTGTGCTGTGGGCCTCCCAGGAGTTCCGCTGGATCGAGATGGACGACGCCTACTCCACCGGCTCGTCGATCATGCCGCAGAAGAAGAACCCGGACGTCGCCGAGCTGGCCCGCGGCAAGGCCGGCCGCATCATCGGCGACCTCGTGGCGCTGCTCACCACACTCAAGGGCCTGCCGCTCACCTACAACCGTGACCTGCAGGAGGACAAGGAGCCGGTGTTCGACGCCGTCGACACCCTGCTGCTCGTCCTCCCCGCCGTGTCCGGGCTCATCGCCACCATGCGCGTCAACACCGCGCGCCTGGAGGCGTCCGCCCCCGACGGGTTCGCTCTCGCCACCGACCTCGCCGAGCTGCTGGTGCGCAAGGGGGTGCCGTTCCGCGACGCGCATGAGGCCGTCGGTCACCTCGTCGTCTGGTGCCAGGTCAACGACACCACCCTTGAGCGGCTCACCGAGGAGGACCTCGCCAAGATCTCCCCGCACTTCGCCGCCGCCGACGTCACCCCCGGCGGCGAGACGCTCCCCACCGCACTGGAGGTCCTCAACGTGCAGGGCGCGCTGGCGGCCCGCAGCCGCCACGGCGGCACCGCGCCGGACCGCGTGCGCGACCAGCTCGCGGACCTGCGCGAGATCGTCGACGGACAGGCCGCGTGGGCGAGCGGGTCCTAGACCGCGAGTTCTTCGCACGACCCGCGCCGGAAGTGGCCCCCGAGCTGCTCGGCCGGGTCCTCGCGCACGGGGCGGTCGCCGTACGCCTCACCGAAGTCGAGGCGTACGGCCCTCCCGGCGAGGACGCCGCCTCCCACACCTACCGCGGCCGCACACCCCGCAACGCCGTGATGTTCGGCCCTCCCGGCCACATGTACGTGTACTTCACCTACGGCATGCACTACTGCGCCAACCTCGTGTGCCTGCCGGAGGGCCAGGGATCCGGTGTCCTGATGCGGGCCGGCGAGATCGTGGCCGGCCACGACGAGGCCCGCAGCCGCAGGCACCGGCCGGGCACCGGCTCCCCTCTCGCGCGGCGCGGCCTGCCGGACCGCGACCTGGCCCGCGGCCCCGCCAGGCTCGCCGTGGCCCTCGGCATCGGCCGCGAGCACAACGGCCTGGACTGCTGCGCGGACGACGGCACGCCACGGATCCTGGAGGGCACACCCGCCGTCCCGGCGTCGATCCGGTCCGGCCCGCGCACCGGGGTGTCCAGCGCCGCCGACGTCCCCTGGCGGTTCTGGATCGACGGCGATCCCACGGTGTCGCCTTACCGCAAACACGTGCCGCGCACCCGGCCGACCTGAGCCGCCGGGCCGGTTCACCGGGTGCGGTCCGGGTCAGCCGGTCACGATGGTGATGCCGGGGTAGGCGGCGGTCACGTTGCTCCATGGTGTGTAGTACAGCCTCCAGGAGCAGACACGGCCGGTGACGACGTAGCCGGTGCAGGCCGCCGGCGCGCTCGTGTCGATGGCGGAGATCGTCCCCACGGCGTACTGCTCGGTCAGCTCCGTCGGGTCCGGTGTCTCCACCGGTCCTCCGCTGTCCCCCTGGCCGGCGGCGTTCTTGTACTGCGTGTGCTCCACCCTCGCCATGCCGAAGATCGTGTCCCTGCCTGTGTAGATCGTGACGCCGACGGCCTTCACCTGGCACAGGCACACGGTGCCCGAGTACGCGCCTGACGTGCACAGCATCATGCCGACGTAGGTGCCGGTCGTGCCTGCGACCTTGTTGCCGAACTCCGGCGAGATGGTGCCGGGGTAGTTGTTGTACACCCGTCCTGCGGCGGTGGCGGTGACCAGCATCACGTCGCGGGGGACGTTGGCGGCGGCCACCGGTCCGATCGGCTCACCGGTGGGGTCGGTCATCAGCTGTCCCGGGGTGCCGCAGTGAGGCACGGACAACATCCTGGTCGCGCCGCCGTAGCTGACGGTCCACCCCGTCGAGCAGCCGGCACCCGTGGCGGAGTTGCGCGCGGCCGCTCCGGCCCACCACGGAGGTGAGTCGTTCCAGCGGCTCGCCGGGGCCGGCGCCACGCCGGCCTCCACGGTGACGGATACCGCCGAACCCGCGACCTTCGAACGCGTCAGGCGGACGTCGGCCCCCGTGACCGTCAGACCGGAACCGTCGACGTTCGGCGTGATCGACGTGAACGCGCCGGCGGAGACGCGGACGAGGCGGTCGGCCTCACGCTTCAGCTCGCGCGCGGAGAAGGCCGCGGGCAGCACCCGGACAGGGACGTCCTCGCGCAACTCCGTGACCAGATCCGCGACGCGGCCGGGAACGGCACCCTTCCAGTGGATCCGCAGCTCGCGGTTCTGCGGTGCGGCCACGATGCCGGCGAATCCGCCGCCGCCGAGCCCTTCTACGGCGGCGGTGACACGGTCGGCGGCCGTGACCAGCTTCTTCTGTAAGGTCAGCAGTTCCTTCCATGACGCGAAACCGCCGGGTACCTCACCGGGTGGCTCGACGGCCCGGGGTGAGGTGTCCTTCCCGGAGCCCGGGCCGGGGCTCGCGACGGCAGGGGCGGGGCCGAGACCTGCCACCAGGAGGACGGCTCCGAGCACGACCGTGAGACGGCTGCGAAATCCGGGGCCGCGCGCGGTCCTGAGTGAGGAATACATGACGACGCTCCTTTAGGTGGTACATGTCGGGATATACCTGGTATTTCAGGTCTATGTGCTGCAATCAATGGATTGACCCTTTATCTAGGTCCTGGTGAGGCGAAAAGCCGGTCCATGGCTCGGCCTGGTCCGGCTACGTATCTCACCGGCCGCGGGGGGATGTACCAGGTCAACGCATGGAGATGGCGCCTCCGACCGGCCACGGCCTCGGTGGGTCTGGTGCGCAGGTGTCCGGTTCTGGACACCTTTGGGGCAAGGTGCACGCTATTTAGGCGGACATTTCAGCATGAAGGAAATGAGGGCAGAGGGGCGGAGGATGGAGGTGAATGAAGAAGGGGCCAAGGAGTCGTTTTCCGAGGCTCTCCGAGTCGGCGGTGATTCGGCGACCCCTCACGCGGAACGCCGTCCCCCGTCCCCCGTCGAGCGGAGGTCGAGCGTCTACGGGGCCACGCGGCCGATCCTGTGGCAGGAAGATGAGATGATCGGGCAGGCTGTACCAGACCAGCCGTACCGAAACGTCCAGCACACGAACCCAGGAAGCACGAGATCGTGACCGACATTCTCGATGACCTTGCGTGGCGCGGCCTGATCGCGCAGTCCACCGACATCGACGCCTTGCGTGCGGCGATGACCGCGGGTCCGATCACGGTCTATTGCGGCTTCGACCCCACCGCGCCGTCCCTGCACGTCGGCAACCTCGTCCCGCTGCTCGCGCTCACCCGCGTCCAGCGCGCGGGCCACCGCGTGATCGGGCTGGTCGGCGGGGCCACCGGCCTCATCGGCGACCCGAGCGGCAAGAGCGAGGAGCGTTCGCTCAACTCCGCCGACGTCGTGGCGGAGTGGGTCGAGCGCATCCGGGTCCAGGTCGAGAAGTTCCTCGACCTGTCGGAGGCCTCCGGGTCGGTCCTGGTGAGCAACCTCGACTGGACCGCCGGAATGTCCGCCATCGACTTCCTGCGCGACGTCGGCAAGCACTTCCCGGTCAACCGCATGCTGGCCCGCGAGTCGGTCTCGGCGCGGCTGGCGGGTGAGGGCCTGAGCTACACCGAGTTCAGCTACCAGATCCTCCAGGCCAACGACTACCTGGAGCTGTACCGCAGGCACGGCTGCACGCTGCAGATCGGCGGCAGCGACCAGTGGGGCAACATCACCGCCGGCTGCGACCTGATCCGCCGCGTCGAAGGCGGCCACGTGCACGCTCTCACCGTGCCGCTGATCACCAAGGCCGACGGCACCAAGTTCGGCAAGACCGCCGGCGGCGCGGTGTGGCTGGACCCGCAGCTCACCTCGCCGTACGCGTTCTACCAGTTCTGGCTCAACTCCGACGACCGCGACGTCGTCAGGTTCCTCAAGATCTTCAGCTTCCGCTCCCGCGAGGAGATCGAGGCACTGGAGAAGAGCGTCGCCGAACGTCCCGCCGCGCGCGAGGCACAACGCGCGCTCGCCGAGGAGTTCACGACGCTGCTGCACGGCCCCGAGGAGTGCGCCGCCGTCATCGCCGCGTCCCGTGCGCTGTTCGGCCAGGGTTCCCTGGCCGACCTCCCCGAGCACACCCTGGCCGCCGCACTCTCCGAGGTGCCGAGCGCCACCGTTACGGCTCTCGGCGCACCCCTGGTCGACCTCATGGCCGAGTCGGGCCTCGCCGAGAGCAAGTCGGCCGCACGCCGCGCCATCAAGGAAGGCGGCGCGTACGTCAACAACGTCAAGATCACCGACGAGTCGCATGTCCCCGTCACCGAGGACCTGATCCACTCCCGTTACCTGGTCCTGCGCCGCGGCAAGCGCTCCACCGCCGCCATCCAGGTGGCCTCCTGATCCGTACGTCCGGCAGACCCCGCACCCCGCCAGGGGTGCGGGGTCTCGTCGCGGTGACAGTCGCCTGGCCGGCCGGGAAGGCTTTGGTCACCGGCCGATCCGGCGCATGTGAGGCAGCGGATATTGATTTGACGGACTCCCCGCCGCCGCCTAATGTTCTCTACGCCCCAAGGGACTGACGGGCAGCCGAGCGGCGCCCGACCCCTCCGGGATCCCGATCACGAACCCCTGGATCAGCCGTCTGCGACGAAGGATCCGGGCTCATCGTGGTCCCCGACCGGAAGATCATGCGAGCTTCTTGACTGGTTCGTGTGGACGACTGTGCGGGATGTCGTAAGGTAGACGGGTTGCTCTGAGGCTGGGGCGGCCTGATGCTGGCAAACCAGGCTTTTCATGACAGATCGAGTGGTTTGACATGACTTGCCAGGACTGCTAGTATCGATCAGCGAGATGTTCGCCCCAGGGCGTGGGCAGACCCTCTTGGTCTGGTTCGCGACTGGTGTACGCGTCCGTTTCTTGAGAACTCAACAGTGTGCTAAAAGCCAGTGCATGAAATACATGCATAACCCCGTCCCTTGGGGGTCTGCCGCCGTTGGTGGCAGGTGTTCCGGGGATGGTTTCCTTTGATGAGGGGTTCCCCTTTTAGCGGGGGGATCTTTCGCTGGGGTTTACTTTTTCAGACATTGTTTGGAGAGTTTGATCCTGGCTCAGGACGAACGCTGGCGGCGTGCTTAACACATGCAAGTCGAGCGGAAAGGCCCTTCGGGGTACTCGAGCGGCGAACGGGTGAGTAACACGTGAGTAACCTGCCCCTGACTTCGGGATAAGCCTGGGAAACCGGGTCTAATACCGGATATGACCTGCCACTGCATGGTGTGTGGGTGGAAAGTTTTTTCGGTTGGGGATGGGCTCGCGGCCTATCAGCTTGTTGGTGGGGTAGTGGCCTACCAAGGCGACGACGGGTAGCCGGCCTGAGAGGGCGACCGGCCACACTGGGACTGAGACACGGCCCAGACTCCTACGGGAGGCAGCAGTGGGGAATCTTGCGCAATGGGCGGAAGCCTGACGCAGCGACGCCGCGTGGGGGATGACGGCCTTCGGGTTGTAAACCTCTTTCAGCAGGGACGAAGTTGACGTGTACCTGTAGAAGAAGCGCCGGCTAACTACGTGCCAGCAGCCGCGGTAATACGTAGGGCGCGAGCGTTGTCCGGAATTATTGGGCGTAAAGAGCTCGTAGGTGGCTTGTCGCGTCTGCCGTGAAAGCCCATGGCTTAACTGTGGGTCTGCGGTGGATACGGGCTGGCTAGAGGTAGGTAGGGGCAAGCGGAATTCCTGGTGTAGCGGTGAAATGCGCAGATATCAGGAGGAACACCGGTGGCGAAGGCGGCTTGCTGGGCCTTACCTGACGCTGAGGAGCGAAAGCGTGGGGAGCGAACAGGATTAGATACCCTGGTAGTCCACGCTGTAAACGTTGGGCGCTAGGTGTGGGGTCCTTCCACGGGTTCCGTGCCGTAGCTAACGCATTAAGCGCCCCGCCTGGGGAGTACGGCCGCAAGGCTAAAACTCAAAGGAATTGACGGGGGCCCGCACAAGCGGCGGAGCATGTTGCTTAATTCGACGCAACGCGAAGAACCTTACCAAGGCTTGACATTCATCGGTAACATCCGGAGACGGGTGCCCCCTTTTGGGCCGGTGGACAGGTGGTGCATGGCTGTCGTCAGCTCGTGTCGTGAGATGTTGGGTTAAGTCCCGCAACGAGCGCAACCCTTGTTCCATGTTGCCAGCACGCCTCTAGGGGTGGTGGGGACTCATGGGAGACTGCCGGGGTCAACTCGGAGGAAGGTGGGGATGACGTCAAGTCATCATGCCCCTTATGTCTTGGGCTGCAAACATGCTACAATGGCCGGTACAGAGGGTTGCGATGCCGTGAGGCGGAGCGAATCCCGTAAAGCCGGTCTCAGTTCGGATTGGGGTCTGCAACTCGACCCCATGAAGTCGGAGTCGCTAGTAATCGCAGATCAGCAACGCTGCGGTGAATACGTTCCCGGGCCTTGTACACACCGCCCGTCACGTCACGAAAGTC
The window above is part of the Sphaerisporangium rubeum genome. Proteins encoded here:
- the argH gene encoding argininosuccinate lyase, which produces MAEGGKPMRLWGGRFEGGPADALTRLSVSVQFDWRLAPYDLLASRAHARVLHQAGLLTAEELDRMIGALDDLDRACAAGEFRPTVADEDVHTALERGLLERLGALGGKLRAGRSRNDQIATDLRLYLRDHVRLIVSRLVELETALMTQAEGHAATAAPGMTHLQHAQPVSFGHQLLAHVHALARDADRLRDWDKRAAVSPLGAGALAGSSLPLDPQAVAEELGFASAAPNSMDAVADRDFAAEFLFCAALIGVHLSRLGEEVVLWASQEFRWIEMDDAYSTGSSIMPQKKNPDVAELARGKAGRIIGDLVALLTTLKGLPLTYNRDLQEDKEPVFDAVDTLLLVLPAVSGLIATMRVNTARLEASAPDGFALATDLAELLVRKGVPFRDAHEAVGHLVVWCQVNDTTLERLTEEDLAKISPHFAAADVTPGGETLPTALEVLNVQGALAARSRHGGTAPDRVRDQLADLREIVDGQAAWASGS
- a CDS encoding DNA-3-methyladenine glycosylase yields the protein MGERVLDREFFARPAPEVAPELLGRVLAHGAVAVRLTEVEAYGPPGEDAASHTYRGRTPRNAVMFGPPGHMYVYFTYGMHYCANLVCLPEGQGSGVLMRAGEIVAGHDEARSRRHRPGTGSPLARRGLPDRDLARGPARLAVALGIGREHNGLDCCADDGTPRILEGTPAVPASIRSGPRTGVSSAADVPWRFWIDGDPTVSPYRKHVPRTRPT
- the tyrS gene encoding tyrosine--tRNA ligase — its product is MTDILDDLAWRGLIAQSTDIDALRAAMTAGPITVYCGFDPTAPSLHVGNLVPLLALTRVQRAGHRVIGLVGGATGLIGDPSGKSEERSLNSADVVAEWVERIRVQVEKFLDLSEASGSVLVSNLDWTAGMSAIDFLRDVGKHFPVNRMLARESVSARLAGEGLSYTEFSYQILQANDYLELYRRHGCTLQIGGSDQWGNITAGCDLIRRVEGGHVHALTVPLITKADGTKFGKTAGGAVWLDPQLTSPYAFYQFWLNSDDRDVVRFLKIFSFRSREEIEALEKSVAERPAAREAQRALAEEFTTLLHGPEECAAVIAASRALFGQGSLADLPEHTLAAALSEVPSATVTALGAPLVDLMAESGLAESKSAARRAIKEGGAYVNNVKITDESHVPVTEDLIHSRYLVLRRGKRSTAAIQVAS